The following proteins are co-located in the Primulina tabacum isolate GXHZ01 chromosome 11, ASM2559414v2, whole genome shotgun sequence genome:
- the LOC142519113 gene encoding uncharacterized protein LOC142519113, protein MAGDKEQGISTVKSILVYPIKSCRGISLPQAPITSTGFKWDRQWLIINSKGRAYTQRVEPKLALVQVFLPDEAFSEDWQPNSNSYLEVKAPGMDVLKVPLTKPFKTADNVSMWEWCGSALDEGASAAEWFSTYLGKSSRLVRFNSDSEVRPVDPNYAHGHKVMFADGYPFLLISQGSLNALNALLQEPVPIDRFRPNILVDGCFSFSEDLWTEIQINKLTFQGVKLCSRCKVPTINQETAVPRPEVGETLLKFRSDEVLRPHRKQQKGRVYFGQNMVCRESLVLGVEKNTSNSLIIKVGDPVCVLKMVSSPDIAPA, encoded by the exons ATGGCGGGTGACAAAGAGCAGGGAATATCAACGGTGAAATCAATTCTGGTGTACCCGATTAAATCTTGCCGAGGAATTTCTCTTCCTCAAGCGCCCATCACTTCCACTG GATTCAAGTGGGACCGACAATGGCTGATCATCAATTCCAAAGGCAGAGCATATACACAGAGAGTTGAGCCGAAGCTTGCTTTAGTCCAAGTCTTTCTGCCGGATGAGGCGTTTTCTGAGGATTGGCAACCAAATAGCAACTCATATTTAG AGGTCAAAGCTCCTGGAATGGATGTGCTGAAGGTTCCATTgactaaaccatttaaaacAGCGGACAATGTCTCCATGTGGGAGTGGTGTGGTTCTGCGTTAGATGAAGGAGCTAGTGCTGCAGAATGGTTCTCCACTTACCTTGGGAAATCTAGCAGACTAGTGCGCTTTAATTCTG ATTCAGAGGTTAGGCCAGTGGATCCAAATTATGCCCATGGACACAAAGTTATGTTTGCTGATGGATATCCATTCCTTTTGATATCACAG GGATCattgaatgcattaaatgctCTTCTCCAGGAACCTGTGCCGATTGACCGTTTCCGACCCAA CATTCTTGTGGATGGATGTTTTTCATTTTCTGAGGATTTGTGGACAGAGATACAGATAAATAAGTTGACATTCCAAGGTGTTAAACTTTGTTCACGTTGTAAG GTACCCACAATAAATCAAGAAACTGCAGTACCCAGGCCTGAGGTCGGCGAGACTCTATTGAAATTCCGTTCAGATGAAGTGTTACGGCCACACAGGAAACAACAAAAAGGAAGG GTATATTTCGGGCAGAACATGGTGTGTAGGGAGTCCCTTGTCCTAGGAGTGGAGAAGAATACGAGTAATAGCTTGATTATCAAAGTGGGAGATCCTGTATGCGTCCTGAAAATGGTTTCGTCTCCTGACATAGCTCCTGCTTAA